In Notolabrus celidotus isolate fNotCel1 chromosome 10, fNotCel1.pri, whole genome shotgun sequence, one DNA window encodes the following:
- the xrcc5 gene encoding X-ray repair cross-complementing protein 5: MAGSKSALVLCMDVGFSMSNNAPGEEPPFELAKKVIQKFVQRQVFAETKDELALVLFGTDATNNSLAQDDQYQNISVHRHLMMPDFELLEEIENQVHPEDSHADWLDALVVCMDLLQREKKDKKFDRLVIALMTDLNTQASSEQLDVIIEKLKQEDITLQFFLPFPAEEDEEDEEGGGGTDRRGSGHPGTGKGLTSEQKDGLDMVKHIMLTLDEEDGLDEIYTFRNAIEQLCMFKRIERRPTAWPCQLTIGTSVSIRIVGYKAVTEEKLKKMWVTVDAQSNKKDDVKRETVYCLDDDNETEVQAEDTIQGFRYGSDIVPFSKVDQDQMKYKHDGKCFAVLGFTKQSLIQRHLFMGNQVIKMFSGKDDEHAAVALSALIRALDELEMVAIVRYAYNRISNPQVGVAFPCIKQDSECLMYIQLPFMEDLRQFTFPSLENNKKFTPSDTQLSSVDSLIDSMMLVEEEEGEKNDLFKVHQIPNPAFQRHFQCLHHRAVNPSTPLPPMEPWLKAALERPDVINERCQDPLEEVKKKFPLTEVEKKKKLKTSAQIFGKDSEEPDAKKAKGDEEEEEYNLADIAEGSVTSVGSVDPARDFRTLIKRKTLPFGEACQQLTHRIEQLLSNKNTHYYMKSITCIQAFREQSVKLENADLYNSYLQSLKRSIPNRGLGVFWDLLVQDAITLISKDEVEGSTVSKSEANQFLVPEEKKEEAAAPPTEDTGDLDDLLDMM; the protein is encoded by the exons ATGGCAGGTTCTAAA TCAGCTTTGGTGCTATGCATGGATGTTGGATTCTCCATGTCCAACAATGCACCGGGTGAAGAGCCTCCCTTTGAGCTTGCCAAAAAAGTCATCCAGAAGTTTGTCCAGCGTCAG GTGTTTGCAGAGACAAAAGATGAGCTGGCTTTAGTTCTGTTTGGCACAGACGCCACAAATAACTCTCTGGCCCAGGATGACCAGTACCAGAACATCAGCGTTCATCGTCACCTCATGATGCCGGATTTTGAGCTTCTGGAAGAAATAGAGAATCAGGTCCATCCAGAGGATTCACACGCTGACT GGCTGGATGCTCTCGTTGTCTGCATGGATCTcctacagagagaaaagaa GGACAAGAAGTTTGATCGCCTCGTCATTGCCCTCATGACCGACCTCAACACCCAGGCAAGCTCTGAGCAACTGGACGTTATCATTGAGAAGCTGAAACAAGAGGACATCACTCTGCAGTTTTT tttgcCATTCCCcgcagaagaagatgaagaagatgaagagggtggaggaggaacaGACAGACGCGGCTCTGGTCATCCGGGTACAGGAAAAGGACTGACCAGTGAACAGAAGGATGGTCTAGACATGGTGAAACACATCATGCTTACCCTGGATGAAGAGGATGGCCTGGATGAAATTTACACATTCAG GAATGCGATTGAACAGCTGTGTATGTTCAAGCGTATAGAGAGGAGACCCACCGCCTGGCCCTGTCAGCTGACTATCGGCACCTCTGTGTCCATCCGTATTGTTGGATACAAAGCA GTGAcagaagagaaactgaagaAAATGTGGGTAACAGTTGACGCACAGAGTAACAAGAAAGATGACGTGAAGAGAGAAACTGTATACTGCCTGGATGATGACAATGAGACTGAGGTGCAGGCGGAAGATACCATACAAG GTTTTCGTTATGGAAGTGATATCGTTCCCTTCTCAAAAGTTGATCAAGACCAGATGAAATACAAGCATGATGGAAAGTGCTTCGCTGTTTTAGGCTTCACCAAACAGAGCCtg ATACAACGCCATCTCTTCATGGGGAATCAAGTCATCAAGATGTTTTCTGGCAAGGATGACGAg CATGCAGCAGTTGCCTTGTCAGCTCTAATCCGAGCGCTCGACGAGCTTGAAATGGTTGCCATTGTACGTTACGCCTATAATAGGATCAGCAACCCTCAAGTAGGAGTGGCGTTTCCTTGCATcaagcaggactctgag TGTTTGATGTACATCCAGCTGCCCTTCATGGAAGACCTCAGACAGTTTACATTTCCATCTCTTGAGAACAACAAAAAGTTCACTCCATCAG ATACCCAGCTGTCGTCTGTGGACTCCCTCATTGACTCCATGATGCTggtagaagaggaagaaggagaaaaaaatgactTGTTCAAGGTCCATCAGATTCCCAACCCTGCCTTCCAGAGGCACTTCCAG TGTCTACATCATCGGGCCGTGAACCCCAGTACCCCTCTCCCCCCCATGGAGCCGTGGCTGAAGGCTGCTCTCGAGCGCCCTGATGTCATCAATGAACGTTGCCAGGATCCtctggaggaggtgaagaagaagttTCCTCTCACAGAggtggagaagaaaaagaagctgaAGACGAGTGCTCAGATATTTGGCAAAGA TTCAGAGGAGCCAGATGCCAAGAAGGCCaaaggagatgaagaagaggaggagtatAACCTGGCTGACATTGCCGAAGGCTCCGTTACTTCG GTGGGAAGCGTGGATCCAGCCCGAGATTTCCGCACTCTGATCAAGCGGAAGACTCTTCCGTTTGGAGAGG CCTGTCAGCAACTGACTCACAGGATCGAGCAGTTGCTAAgcaacaagaacacacactaCTACATGAAAAGCATCACCTGCATTCAGGCTTTTAGGGAACAGTCAGTTAAG CTGGAGAATGCGGATCTGTACAATAGCTACCTCCAATCCCTGAAAAGAAGCATCCCGAACAGAGGGCTGGGGGTCTTCTGGGACCTGCTTGTTCAAG ATGCCATAACTCTGATCAGCAAGGACGAAGTTGAAGGAAGCACAGTTTCCAAAAGTGAAGCTAATCAG TTTCTGGTTcctgaggagaagaaagaggaagcagCTGCACCACCAACTGAAGATACAGGAGACCTTGATGACTTG CTGGACATGATGTAA
- the tmem169b gene encoding transmembrane protein 169: MAQVEEPQTEGEGSPQMISLRSDISGNHVDDREGPSMRRKRRKKKDPRPESIIVYRSEMERASGEEQGGEEGGERSTEEGAQFLCTPTGEGGGWSLPPDSRYVTLTGTITRGKKKGQLVDIHLTLTEKEIRDLAKSKERLDAECEAGEGYKRPCGFGVCQGPHVVLWSLSCAPVVFLLSFITSFYYGTLTWYNIFLVYNEERTFWHKITICPFLIIFYPMLIMPMALSLALYSALVQVSWAGSEWWQDVRDLEKGFCGWACGKLGLEDCSPYSIVELLDSDTVSGTLQSKAPSELAQTSAV, translated from the exons ATGGCACAGGTAGAGGAGCCTCAGACTGAAGGAGAGGGCAGCCCCCAGATGATCTCCTTAAGGTCAGACATATCAGGGAACCATGTGGACGACAGAGAGGGGCCATCCatgagaaggaagaggaggaagaagaaagaccCACGTCCGGAGTCTATTATTGTTTACCGCTCTGAGATGGAGAGGGCATCTGGAGAGGAGCAAGGcggtgaggagggaggagagaggagcacgGAGGAGGGAGCTCAGTTCCTCTGCACGCCTACAGGCGAGG GTGGAGGATGGAGCCTACCTCCAGACAGCCGCTACGTCACCTTGACAGGCACCATAACAAGAGGGAAGAAGAAAGGCCAGCTGGTGGACATTCACCTCACATTGACAGAGAAGGAAATCAGGGATCTGGCCAAATCAAAGGAACGTCTTGATGCTGAGTGTGAGGCAGGTGAAGGATACAAACGCCCCTGTGGCTTCGGCGTATGCCAGGGACCCCACGTTGTCCTGTGGAGCCTCTCCTGCGCCCCGGtggttttcctcctctccttcatcacctccttCTACTATGGCACCCTGACCTGGTACAACATCTTCCTGGTGTACAACGAGGAGCGGACGTTCTGGCACAAGATCACAATATGCCCCTTCCTCATCATCTTCTACCCCATGCTCATCATGCCCATGGCGCTGTCTCTGGCTCTGTACTCAGCTTTGGTTCAGGTGTCCTGGGCCGGCAGTGAATGGTGGCAGGATGTGAGAGACCTGGAGAAGGGCTTCTGTGGCTGGGCCTGTGGGAAGTTAGGACTGGAGGACTGCTCCCCCTATAGCATAGTGGAGCTGCTTGACTCTGATACTGTTTCTGGAACTCTGCAGAGCAAAGCCCCCAGTGAACTTGCTCAGACATCAGCTGTgtaa
- the LOC117820055 gene encoding protein SIX6OS1 isoform X2, which translates to MNDQHSSDNVYSLLLHHELRTRELSRKKKELNQQIKVCRDDIAERKDYIESLQKDIKKFEGDITEKQSRLTKNKAGVKSAKATNSLLLQYKQTLKKELENRQAFYNHDLVTHEERIAEYKKKYQQHKDFHYNSPLAQKLLAMQAENEEIESRIKACDDQITMKQKELYILTGPAATSSPEKPSESVSGLQPETEPETQVAPQVEEDSDSPIDISSLHLNQTTDGQNMGVDANAEETFEENKVQYTTTGEPEQIWPDLMHSEEENQETKLEDQDPQSALSDIEAMEEEEEVEECVADEKEQAPTEEDMDRPTAFPQLSSQETNLQSSPATLKAAPSTPTFPFNFSPARSPRQGTSKSPAFVFSMNPDPSTPGFSEFGFDVGSSQDEDSSFAFTSPFFNEKKTTESKSSSCTEFPFGQPEQSQDFEFAFTAKSPQTTKKDNSADDFPFSFNF; encoded by the exons ATGAACGACCAACACTCATCAGACAACGTGTacagtcttcttcttcatcacg aacTTCGAACTCGGGAGCTTTCCCGAAAGAAGAAAGAACTCAACCAACAAATCAAAG TTTGCAGAGATGACATTGCTGAGAGGAAGGATTACATTGAATCACTTCAAAAAGATATCAAGAAATTCGAGGGAGACATCACAGAGAAGCAGAGCCGTTTGACTAAAAATAAAGCAGGTGTTAAGAG CGCCAAGGCAACAAACAGTCTACTTCTTCAGTATAAGCAGACGCTCAAAAAAGAGCTGGAGAACAGACAAGCCTTCTACAACCATGATCT GGTTACCCACGAAGAAAGAATTGCAGAATATAAGAAGAAATATCAGCAACATAAAGACTTTCATTACAACAGCCCTCTTGCCCAAAAGCTTCTTGCCATGCAGGCTGAAAATGAGGAGATTGAGTCCAGGATCAAGGCTTGTGATGATCAAATAACAATGAAACAGAAAGAGCTGTACATATTAACTG GTCCAGCAGCCACTTCTTCCCCTGAGAAACCATCAGAAAG TGTTTCTGGACTGCAGCCTGAAACTGAACCAGAGACACAAGTGGCTCCTCAGGTTGAGGAGGACAGTGATTCCCCTATTGACATCTCTTCTCTCCATCTCAACCAGACAACA GATGGTCAAAACATGGGTGTGGATGCAAATGCAGAGGAAACTTTTGAGGAAAACAAAGTCCAGTATACTACCACAGGAGAGCCTG AACAAATCTGGCCAGATCTGATGCACAGTGAAGAGGAGAACCAGGAAACCAAACTAGAGGACCAG GACCCTCAGTCGGCTTTATCAGACATAGAGGcaatggaggaagaggaggaggtggaggaatgTGTGGCTGATGAGAAAGAGCAGGCACCAACTGAAGAGGACATGGACAGACCAACTGCTTTTCCTCAGTTATCATCTCAAGAAACTAATCTCCAGTCTTCCCCAGCAACACTGAAGGCTGCACCATCAACCCCAACATTTCCATTTAA CTTTAGCCCTGCCAGATCCCCACGTCAAGGGACCTCCAAATCTCCAGCATTCGTGTTTTCCATGAACCCTGATCCCAGCACCCCAGGCTTCTCTGAATTTGGATTTGATGTGGGCTCATCACAGGATGAG gactCATCTTTTGCTTTCACCAGCCCCTTTTTCAATGAGAAG AAAACCACAGAATCAAAGTCCTCAAGTT GCACCGAGTTCCCATTTGGCCAGCCGGAGCAAAGTCAGGACTTTGAGTTCGCTTTTACAGCAAAGAGCCCTCAGACCACTAAAAAGGATAATTCAGCAGATGATTTCCCATTTTCATTCAACTTTTGA
- the LOC117820055 gene encoding protein SIX6OS1 isoform X1 — protein sequence MNDQHSSDNVYSLLLHHELRTRELSRKKKELNQQIKVCRDDIAERKDYIESLQKDIKKFEGDITEKQSRLTKNKAGVKSAKATNSLLLQYKQTLKKELENRQAFYNHDLVTHEERIAEYKKKYQQHKDFHYNSPLAQKLLAMQAENEEIESRIKACDDQITMKQKELYILTGPAATSSPEKPSESVSGLQPETEPETQVAPQVEEDSDSPIDISSLHLNQTTDGQNMGVDANAEETFEENKVQYTTTGEPEQIWPDLMHSEEENQETKLEDQVVDPQSALSDIEAMEEEEEVEECVADEKEQAPTEEDMDRPTAFPQLSSQETNLQSSPATLKAAPSTPTFPFNFSPARSPRQGTSKSPAFVFSMNPDPSTPGFSEFGFDVGSSQDEDSSFAFTSPFFNEKKTTESKSSSCTEFPFGQPEQSQDFEFAFTAKSPQTTKKDNSADDFPFSFNF from the exons ATGAACGACCAACACTCATCAGACAACGTGTacagtcttcttcttcatcacg aacTTCGAACTCGGGAGCTTTCCCGAAAGAAGAAAGAACTCAACCAACAAATCAAAG TTTGCAGAGATGACATTGCTGAGAGGAAGGATTACATTGAATCACTTCAAAAAGATATCAAGAAATTCGAGGGAGACATCACAGAGAAGCAGAGCCGTTTGACTAAAAATAAAGCAGGTGTTAAGAG CGCCAAGGCAACAAACAGTCTACTTCTTCAGTATAAGCAGACGCTCAAAAAAGAGCTGGAGAACAGACAAGCCTTCTACAACCATGATCT GGTTACCCACGAAGAAAGAATTGCAGAATATAAGAAGAAATATCAGCAACATAAAGACTTTCATTACAACAGCCCTCTTGCCCAAAAGCTTCTTGCCATGCAGGCTGAAAATGAGGAGATTGAGTCCAGGATCAAGGCTTGTGATGATCAAATAACAATGAAACAGAAAGAGCTGTACATATTAACTG GTCCAGCAGCCACTTCTTCCCCTGAGAAACCATCAGAAAG TGTTTCTGGACTGCAGCCTGAAACTGAACCAGAGACACAAGTGGCTCCTCAGGTTGAGGAGGACAGTGATTCCCCTATTGACATCTCTTCTCTCCATCTCAACCAGACAACA GATGGTCAAAACATGGGTGTGGATGCAAATGCAGAGGAAACTTTTGAGGAAAACAAAGTCCAGTATACTACCACAGGAGAGCCTG AACAAATCTGGCCAGATCTGATGCACAGTGAAGAGGAGAACCAGGAAACCAAACTAGAGGACCAGGTCGTG GACCCTCAGTCGGCTTTATCAGACATAGAGGcaatggaggaagaggaggaggtggaggaatgTGTGGCTGATGAGAAAGAGCAGGCACCAACTGAAGAGGACATGGACAGACCAACTGCTTTTCCTCAGTTATCATCTCAAGAAACTAATCTCCAGTCTTCCCCAGCAACACTGAAGGCTGCACCATCAACCCCAACATTTCCATTTAA CTTTAGCCCTGCCAGATCCCCACGTCAAGGGACCTCCAAATCTCCAGCATTCGTGTTTTCCATGAACCCTGATCCCAGCACCCCAGGCTTCTCTGAATTTGGATTTGATGTGGGCTCATCACAGGATGAG gactCATCTTTTGCTTTCACCAGCCCCTTTTTCAATGAGAAG AAAACCACAGAATCAAAGTCCTCAAGTT GCACCGAGTTCCCATTTGGCCAGCCGGAGCAAAGTCAGGACTTTGAGTTCGCTTTTACAGCAAAGAGCCCTCAGACCACTAAAAAGGATAATTCAGCAGATGATTTCCCATTTTCATTCAACTTTTGA